One genomic region from Quercus robur chromosome 4, dhQueRobu3.1, whole genome shotgun sequence encodes:
- the LOC126723245 gene encoding uncharacterized protein LOC126723245, giving the protein MTILIPEGIRNVWDAWNIRGFILISLFLQVFLLFTASLRKKTGNKVVTFFIWSAYLLADWTANFAIGLVFNSEGKYTSGPAPVDDTGLLMVLWTPFLLLLVGGQDRITSFAIEDNELWLRHLLWLILQFFTTSFVFIQSLHRNKLWIPTLFLLVAGTIKYVERTAALYLASLDSFGKSVLGKPEPGPNYERLSSVYSDYQKNKLPVEFESVLVQERTVIQEEELDNLGLVQYAYHFTSMYKGLIVNLMFSTREHKESREFFIGRTAEETLRILEIELNFFYDLLHTKVVVTRSKLGKISQCMSFGLVVAALSLFHKEEKQDLKRFDIKLTYALFMGVLGLDMVTQLLWMFSDWTVAYHKKSNKNSPLGRFLSKIFDKFLDLKKSRWKQSERSTREQPERTTPIIFKRWSQTLSQFSFTKYCWQERSKAMYKVQSRNMITGIHAICYNVYGILKNMHIRGFINQKKNDVIRLSYMFSLPFPQNVWSFIFIELKAKAYSADGPEEAKRISSARGDWVLKNGAYSHLIPYVKDVTYDESILLWHIATDLCYNTGVEPFNYCHREISKHLSDYMIHLLYQQSSLVSEVLGISKQRFVDTCAEAQRFFSQRGMENMEDAYRSILDVNTPLKPVLVKGSKSKSVLFHASMLAKEIHLLGPLKWYVTSQVWVELLSYAASRSRAYAHVQHLSRGGELLTFVWLLMAHLGLRDAWVETSIKTELTVNK; this is encoded by the coding sequence ATGACAATCCTTATCCCTGAAGGCATCAGGAATGTATGGGATGCGTGGAATATCAGGGGCTTTATTCTCATTAGCCTCTTTCTTCAGGTTTTTTTGCTCTTTACTGCATCCTTGAGAAAGAAAACGGGGAACAAAGTGGTGACTTTCTTTATCTGGTCAGCTTACCTTCTTGCGGATTGGACTGCTAACTTTGCAATTGGACTAGTCTTTAACAGTGAAGGGAAATATACATCTGGGCCTGCCCCAGTGGATGATACTGGTCTTCTTATGGTGTTGTGGacaccttttcttttattacttgTTGGTGGCCAAGACAGGATAACTTCTTTCGCTATCGAGGACAATGAATTGTGGCTTAGGCATTTGCTTTGGCTCATTCTCCAATTCTTTACCACTAGTTTTGTCTTTATTCAATCACTTCATCGTAACAAACTATGGATCCCAACACTTTTCCTCCTTGTTGCTGGAACCATCAAGTACGTTGAGCGGACGGCAGCATTGTATCTTGCAAGTTTGGATAGTTTTGGAAAATCTGTACTTGGAAAACCTGAACCTGGGCCCAACTATGAGAGATTAAGTAGTGTATACTCGGACTATCAAAAGAATAAACTTCCTGTAGAATTTGAATCTGTCCTAGTCCAAGAACGCACTGTTATccaggaagaagaattggacaACCTTGGGTTGGTGCAGTATGCTTATCATTTCACAAGTATGTACAAGGGACTCATTGTCAATCTCATGTTTAGCACCCGCGAGCATAAGGAGAGTCGAGAATTCTTCATTGGAAGGACTGCAGAAGAAACATTGAGAATATTAGAGATCGAACTCAACTTCTTTTATGATCTTCTCCATACCAAGGTGGTGGTGACACGTTCCAAGTTAGGAAAAATATCTCAATGTATGTCCTTTGGGTTAGTTGTCGCAGCCTTGTCACTTTTCCACAAAGAAGAGAAGCAAGATCTCAAGAGGTTTGATATCAAACTGACCTACGCGTTGTTCATGGGTGTCCTAGGCTTGGATATGGTTACTCAACTCCTATGGATGTTCTCTGACTGGACCGTCGCTTATCATAAAAAGTCCAACAAAAATTCACCCCTTGGCCGTTTCCTATCCAAAATCTTCGACAAGTTCCTTGATCTCAAGAAGTCAAGATGGAAGCAATCAGAGAGGTCAACAAGGGAGCAACCAGAGAGGACAACaccaataatatttaaaagatgGTCTCAAACTCTCTCACAATTCAGCTTCACGAAGTATTGTTGGCAAGAACGTTCAAAAGCGATGTATAAAGTACAAAGCAGAAATATGATCACAGGCATCCACGCTATCTGTTACAACGTCTATGGAATACTTAAAAATATGCACATTAGGGGTTTTATAAATCAGAAGAAAAATGACGTTATTCGGTTGAGCTACATGTTCTCTCTGCCATTTCCTCAGAATGTATGGAGCTTTATCTTCATCGAGCTGAAAGCGAAAGCTTACTCTGCTGATGGTCCAGAAGAAGCCAAGAGAATAAGTTCAGCTAGAGGTGATTGGGTTCTCAAAAATGGTGCCTATTCTCACTTAATTCCTTATGTCAAGGATGTTACGTATGATGAAAGCATTCTATTATGGCACATTGCTACTGATCTCTGCTACAATACTGGTGTCGAGCCTTTTAATTATTGCCATCGTGAGATAAGTAAGCACCTCTCAGATTACATGATACATCTTTTATATCAGCAATCAAGTTTGGTGTCCGAAGTGTTAGGCATTTCGAAACAAAGGTTTGTGGATACCTGTGCCGAAGCACAAAGATTCTTCAGCCAACGTGGAATGGAAAATATGGAGGACGCCTATAGAAGTATTCTTGACGTTAACACACCTCTCAAACCCGTTCTGGTGAAGGGAAGTAAATCCAAGTCTGTGCTGTTTCATGCAAGCATGTTGGCAAAAGAGATTCATTTATTGGGTCCATTGAAATGGTATGTAACCAGCCAAGTGTGGGTGGAATTGTTGTCATATGCTGCTAGTCGTAGTAGGGCATATGCCCATGTCCAACACCTAAGTAGAGGTGGTGAGCTTCTTACTTTCGTTTGGCTATTGATGGCCCATTTAGGCTTGAGAGACGCTTGGGTTGAGACCAGTATCAAGACAGAGCTGACTGTCAATAAATGA